A section of the Pan paniscus chromosome 11, NHGRI_mPanPan1-v2.0_pri, whole genome shotgun sequence genome encodes:
- the WDR31 gene encoding WD repeat-containing protein 31 isoform X4 yields MKRFKGHEHEITKVACIPKSSQFFSASRDRMVMMWDLHGSSQPRQQLCGHAMVVTGLAVSPDSSQLCTGSRDNTLLLWDVVTGQSVERASVSRNVVTHLCWVPREPYILQTSEDKTLRLWDSRGLQVAHMFPAKQHIQTYCEVSVDGHKCISCSNGFGGEGCEATLWDLRQTRNRICEYKGHFQTVASCVFLPRALALMPLIATSSHDCKVKIWNQDTGACLFTLSLDGSGPLTSLAVGDAISLLCASFNRGIHLLRMDHSQGLELQEVAAF; encoded by the exons GTAGCCTGTATTCCCAAATCCAGCCAGTTCTTCAGTGCCTCTCGTGACAGGATGGTCATGATGTGGGACTTGCACGGTTCCTCACAACCAAGGCAGCAATTGTGTGGCCATGCCATGGTGGTCACCGGATTGGCTGTGAGTCCAG ACTCATCACAGCTGTGCACTGGCTCTCGGGACAACACCCTGCTTCTGTGGGATGTGGTGACAGGACAGAGTGTGGAAAGAGCGTCTGTCTCCAGGAACGTG GTCACTCACCTGTGCTGGGTCCCCAGAGAACCATACATACTACAGACCTCTGAAGATAAAACCCTCAG ATTATGGGACAGTCGGGGGCTGCAGGTAGCTCATATGTTTCCTGCAAAGCAGCACATTCAGACCTACTGTGAAGTCAGTGTGGATGGACACAAGTGTATCTCCTGCAGCAATGGCTTTGGAGGAGAAGGCTGTGAAGCCACG TTGTGGGACCTAAGACAGACTCGAAACAGAATATGTGAGTATAAGGGGCATTTCCAGACTGTCGCATCCTGCGTCTTTCTACCAAGAGCATTGGCCTTGATGCCTTTAATTGCTACCTCATCACATGATTGCAAGGTGAAGATTTGGAACCAAGATACTGGAG CCTGCCTTTTCACCTTGTCTCTGGATGGATCAGGACCCTTGACTTCTCTGGCTGTTGGTGACGCCATCTCCTTATTGTGTGCAAGTTTTAACAGAGGAATTCACTTACTCAGAATGGACCACAGCCAAGGGCTGGAACTGCAAGAAGTGGCAGCATTCTGA